Proteins encoded together in one Astyanax mexicanus isolate ESR-SI-001 chromosome 10, AstMex3_surface, whole genome shotgun sequence window:
- the gar1 gene encoding H/ACA ribonucleoprotein complex subunit 1, translated as MSFRGGGGRGGRGGGGGGFGRGGGGGGGGFGRGGGGGGGGWRGGGGGGGRGGGRGGGRGGFNRYQDFGPPDHVVALGEFMHPCEDDIVCKCVAEDNKVPFFNAPVYLENKEQIGKVDEIFGQLRDFYFSVKLSENMKASSFKKLQKFYVDPMKLLPLQRFLPRPPGEKGPPRGGRGGGRGGGRGGGFRGGRGGGGGRGGGFGGGRGGGFGGGGFRGGRGGGGGRGFRGGR; from the exons ATGTCTTTCCGTGGAGGCGGTGGCCGAGGTGGTcgtggtggtggtggcggtggctttggaagaggaggaggaggtggaggaggaggctttgggagaggtggtggtggtggtggaggaggctggagaggaggaggaggcggtggcGGTAGAGGAGGTggacgaggaggaggaagaggcggCTTCAACAGATACCAGGATTTTGGTCCTCCAGACCACGTAGTCG CACTGGGAGAGTTCATGCACCCCTGTGAGGATGACattgtatgtaagtgtgtggCGGAGGACAACAAAGTGCCCTTTTTCAACGCCCCTGTCTACTTGGAGAACAAAGAGCAGATCGGGAAGGTGGACGAGATCTTCGGCCAGCTCCGAGACTTT TATTTTTCTGTCAAACTTTCTGAAAACATGAAGGCATCTTCGTTCAAGAAATTACAAAAG TTTTACGTTGATCCTATGAAGCTGTTGCCGCTGCAGAGGTTCCTCCCGAGACCCCCGGGAGAGAAGGGCCCTCCTCGAGGGGGTAGAGGAGGCGGCAGAGGGGGTGGACGAGGAG GTGGTTTCCGTGGTGGAAGAGGCGGTGGAGGTGGTCGTGGAGGCGGGTTTGGAGGAGGTAGAGGAGGAGGGTTCGGAGGAGGAGGGttcagaggaggaagaggaggtggagggggcaggggattcagag GTGGAAGATGA
- the LOC111195850 gene encoding uncharacterized protein LOC111195850 yields MQEFRQFWFQARAGSHSIRTSEGILQLLRTSSFSNMSLLNSVKTVVQRPVKINRQSWENFQHGKNNHPSRSEKRPHVLMDGHGDAPALKQARHQLERDTVVSTSRTSGKRKLAETAEDEAPVMKKAQIQLERAPPTVWIIGDSYIRRGEEIARSSLGGDLGVQAEVSWFGWGGLRWRGLVPFFNKSLLGRAAPDVLITHCDGNDIGGMNAGHLSAEMKADLHDLHRRFPHMKIMLSDITPRRQWRSTTHPKRIDAARKWLNSEMADFILGVEGGVIHHPYILFHNPRLFLRDQVPLGNELFLNDLAESLKTFI; encoded by the exons ATGCAGGAGTTCCGTCAGTTCTGGTTTCAGGCTAGAGCTGGGAGCCACAGTATCAGGACTTCGGAGGGAATCTTGCAGTTACTGAGGACGAGCAGCTTTAGCAATATGTCTTTACTGAACTCGGTAAAGACGGTGGTTCAGCGGCCAGTGAAGATTAACCGGCAGAGCTGGGAGAACTTCCAGCACGGGAAGAACAACCACCCCAGCAGGAGCGAGAAACGTCCACACGTGTTAATGGACGGACATGGGGACGCTCCTGCACTGAAACAGGCCAGGCATCAGCTGGAGAGAG ATACTGTCGTTAGCACCAGCAGAACTTCTGGTAAGAGGAAGCTGGCGGAGACAGCAGAGGATGAAGCTCCAGTAATGAAAAAGGCTCAAATCCAGCTGGAGAGAG CGCCTCCCACGGTATGGATCATAGGAGACAGCTATATTCGCCGTGGGGAGGAGATAGCGAGGAGCTCACTGGGAGGCGACCTGGGCGTGCAGGCTGAGGTCAGCTGGTTCGGCTGGGGAGGACTGAGGTGGCGAGGTCTCGTCCCGTTCTTCAACAAATCTCTACTAGGAAGAGCGGCTCCGGACGTGCTGATCACCCACTGTGACGGGAACGACATTGGAGGGATGAACGCCGGTCATCTCAGCGCAGAGATGAAGGCGGATCTGCATGATCTCCACCGTCGTTTCCCACACATGAAGATCATGCTGTCGGATATCACCCCACGACGTCAGTGGAGGTCCACCACTCATCCCAAAAGGATTGACGCAGCCCGGAAATGGCTAAACAGTGAGATGGCCGATTTCATCTTGGGAGTGGAGGGGGGTGTTATTCATCACCCATATATCCTGTTCCACAACCCTCGACTCTTCCTTAGAGACCAAGTTCCTTTGGGCAATGAGCTGTTTTTAAATGACCTTGCAGAATCCCTGAAAACCTTCATATAA